In Bradyrhizobium lablabi, one DNA window encodes the following:
- a CDS encoding cytochrome c, with the protein MIRTVIVAGALLLGVGAVMAQQDVAVKQDNLMRAQGKSMYGVILKTVKGEIPYDQKAIDAAFKDLEGSVPTIPNVFATNPKEDVVNATYGSSQKIWQNKADFDSKVPAVSKALADVKGTAKDVASLKVAFDTVQAKCTDCHETYRLKLK; encoded by the coding sequence ATGATACGAACCGTTATTGTTGCGGGCGCCTTGTTGCTCGGCGTCGGCGCCGTCATGGCGCAGCAGGATGTCGCCGTGAAGCAGGACAATTTGATGCGGGCGCAGGGCAAGAGCATGTATGGGGTGATCCTGAAAACGGTGAAAGGCGAGATCCCTTACGATCAGAAAGCGATCGATGCCGCCTTCAAGGATCTTGAAGGCAGCGTGCCCACGATCCCCAACGTGTTTGCGACCAATCCCAAGGAAGACGTCGTGAACGCGACCTACGGGTCCTCGCAAAAAATCTGGCAGAACAAGGCCGATTTCGATTCGAAGGTGCCCGCGGTCTCCAAGGCGCTCGCGGACGTCAAGGGCACGGCCAAGGATGTTGCCAGCCTGAAGGTCGCTTTCGACACCGTCCAGGCCAAGTGCACCGATTGTCACGAGACCTATCGGCTCAAGCTCAAATAA
- a CDS encoding CHRD domain-containing protein, whose product MSNTKTMLATLALGATFAFAGPAFAEKMKATLDGKAEVPATTTTGSGTADIDYDPATKKMTWKLTYSGLSGPATAAHFHGPAEPGKNAGVKVPIPNATASPAEGSATLTDEQAADLMAGKYYVNVHTAANPGGEIRGQVTK is encoded by the coding sequence ATGTCGAATACCAAAACCATGCTTGCCACGCTTGCGCTGGGAGCAACCTTTGCTTTTGCCGGCCCCGCCTTTGCCGAGAAGATGAAGGCGACGCTGGACGGCAAAGCCGAGGTGCCCGCCACCACCACCACCGGCTCAGGCACGGCCGACATCGACTACGATCCCGCCACCAAGAAGATGACCTGGAAGCTGACCTATTCGGGCCTCTCCGGCCCGGCCACGGCGGCGCATTTCCACGGCCCGGCCGAGCCCGGCAAGAACGCCGGCGTCAAGGTTCCGATCCCGAACGCCACCGCAAGCCCGGCCGAAGGCAGCGCCACGCTGACCGACGAACAGGCCGCCGACCTGATGGCCGGCAAGTACTATGTCAACGTCCACACCGCGGCCAATCCGGGCGGCGAAATCCGGGGTCAGGTGACCAAGTAA